The Oryctolagus cuniculus chromosome 5, mOryCun1.1, whole genome shotgun sequence genome includes a region encoding these proteins:
- the LOC100350911 gene encoding beta-defensin 110, whose product MKIHLLFFILFLLVTVLPAKRKYPQYGSLDLSKECIDGNGRCRNYCPENEVRIAYCIRPGTHCCLESEG is encoded by the exons ATGAAGATTCATCTCCTTTTCTTTATTCTATTCCTTTTGGTCACAGTTTTACCAg CCAAAAGGAAATATCCCCAATATGGTAGCTTGGATTTGTCAAAAGAGTGCATAGATGGTAACGGTCGATGTAGAAATTATTGCCCTGAAAATGAGGTTAGAATCGCTTACTGCATCAGGCCAGGAACTCATTGCTGCCTGGAGTCTGAAGgatga
- the LOC108177339 gene encoding beta-defensin 110 has translation MSFLFAARSNFSPKYRFERCQKVKGICKTFCDDVEYDYGYCIKWRNQCCI, from the coding sequence ATGTCTTTCCTGTTTGCAGCCAGAAGTAACTTTTCACCAAAATACAGATTTGAGAGATGCCAAAAAGTGAAAGGAATATGCAAAACATTTTGTGATGATGTTGAGTATGATTATGGATACTGCATTAAATGGAGAAACCAGTGCTGCATATAA